The nucleotide window TATTAAGAAGAGAATGGAACGGACTTTGATACGTACGGTAGGGATTCAAATAGTTGAATTTTGCTTTCTGGCACTCATTGAATGGTTGTTGACGTGGTTTACTCTCTCAGGAGGGCGGCTCGTATCAGCAGCGAGTTCTGATTGAGTATCTGAAAGGTATTGAGTCAAGAGCAGGGGAGATTGTCAGAGTACTCCAAGGTTGAGACATTGTAGTAAACTATTAATTGCACCTGGAGGTACCATAAGTCTACATTCTTTATATGACAAAgatatattatcatttttttgcCATGCATTACTGAGCAGCAGCCTTTATAAAGCAATCTGAGATCCACAATGGACACCCTTGAGGTATGAGGTCCCTATCATGTTTAACATCTTCCATTTTTGTCCCACCGTTTGTATCATCCCTTTTCTCCTCTCATGTCTTGCTTTTATCCAATTTCTCTTCTTCTGACTCCTAATCGGTCACTTGTATATTCTACCTGTAAATCCGAAAAAATTGCGAGTTTTTCAGAGTGCAATACCACAATGTAGCCCTGCAGTTTTGGAATTTTGCAATTGGATTTGCATAGCCTGCATTAATCGATTGTAAACTGGTGGGACTGTACTGTGTCCTTTGTTAATGAAATCTATCAATTGGTTTTTCTTTCATAGTTAACGATTGAACTGGTGACCTCACTTGCAGCAAACTGCATGCTTGGAACTCTTTTGATTTAGTTACCAGTAGATCATTCATATGTGAAGCTACtttctgtatatatttgttGACTGCAAATGTATTTTCCTAAGGCGAACAGCTCCACAGTTTTAAGAATTAGCTACTTCATTCCACATTGTTTTTGCTTGGTGTATGCAGTTACTATCCCTGCTGTCTAAAACTCAAATTGCATGTCTTGGTTGTATTTCCtggtattttattttactaccttttgtttttttataaccATGGTGTCCTAGTCAGCTTGCACGGGTACCTGCTACCTCCCGCTTGCACATGCACCAGGAAGAACTTTTATTCTGTCctgtgaatttttattttatcatttgctACAGATATTTTCTGCCTGACATGATGGTGTAAAAATGCTTACTCATGCTATCggtgtatctaagtttaatCTAAAGCAAATAACACAGTATGTTGATATCAACTAATTGAATGAAAATTCATGAACATTTCATCTATCCTCTCGTGGAGCATAAGAGGCGGATTTAGAACTTCAAACTTCATTGATTTGTAAATCATGTTTGATACAATATCTTTGATCCCTTATAACAAGATATATGGGAATTTCATAGTTCTGATTTTACATGTGCGTTTCCTCAAAGATTTGCAGATATTACCAATTAATAAATATGGATActatattattgttaattaatatGTAGAAATTTCCATTACGTGGACTTTAAATTCGAAATCTTATTGTTAAATTTACACGATTaatcaaatcatgattttttacTCTCATCAACAATATTTGTCATTATCGTCCATAACAAGTGAAATTAATTACTTTccctatataaactattttcaAATTGTGATAAATATGTAAAATTACAAGGaggatataaaatatatttacattatataaattttaaatcctaatcttttcttcttccatCTTTCTTCAAGGGTCAAACTAAGATGGACAATAATAGAGATAGTGGTCTCTTGAACTTCATTttctattaataaaaaaaagaggagagtatttttataaacaaataacttcttaaaaattatgaatgttatttttaatacaataaattataccgtcaataaaaatcaatattaaTCTCATTCTAACCGAACGATTGACTATTCAAagatattatttgaaatattaaaacaaacaaTTTGTTACCACACGTTAactacattaaaaatatatacaaattatttcCACCATTCAAGTTAAATcctttttcatttcttctatCTTTCCCTAATTCCCTTCTCCACATTTCTTGGGTCAAACTTATCTAAATCCtactagaagaaaaaaattgcttGGTTTCTATTTGTTTTGTTTCACGCTTCGTGTTTTACGGCACCGTTTTGGATATTCCATCCTAACATTTCGGTTTATTCTATTAGACGATACCGTTCGATATATTCTAGTAAACGACACGTAACTCAACCAATAGAAATGCAGCAAATAAACAGGTGGACCAAACCAAAACCGCCACGTCACCTCAACTGCTCTCCTTTATTACTTGTAcgcattttctttcttctcattttacaaagaaaaaacTCCTCCTCAAGTAAACTACTTCAATACAAACCCTTaccaattttcaagaaaatcagAAGCCAATATGTTGAGAATCCTTGGAAAAAATctcagaatttcaaaatcaGCAACAGTGGTTGTTAGATCAGAGTCAGAAATTGATGCCCATGATCTGTTTGATGAATTGTCTTCGTGGGAATTTGTTAACCCTTCTGATGATGAACAAGAAGACAGCTACTCCTTCACTGATCAAACTGATGATGATGTTGAATTGATGTTAAAAGAAGATGACCCATGTGAAATTGGGTCTCCATCTTCTGATATCTCGATGAAATCGGAAGCAGAATCGGGATCTCCGTCGCCAGTTCAAACAATTGATGCATTGGTGGTTTGCCCTGTTGGGTTCAATCATCATGATACTTCTCGTGATGATGATCAGGAGGAGGACgatgaagaggaagaggaagaggaagaagaagattatGACTATGATTTGGATGATGAGTTGGTGCCAAATTGGTTGAGTGATAAACTTGGGAGACAAAGGATTAGGAAATTGGGGAAAAGGGCTTGTTCCAAGATGAACAAATCCAGAAAGGCGCCTTATGTTTTTAATAGGCCTGGATGTGTTCATGGTAAACATGGATTTGGTATGCGGTAGTTATGTCTAAAGTAAATAATTTGCATGTTCAATATGGATGAACAAAAAATGGGAAGTTAAGTTTTAGGTTAATTGATTAACTGGAAGCATTGTTGATTTTATCTGAATATAATCTTGATGTAATTAGGGCTGGTGGAAATTAAGTTGCTATCTAATTTGCAACTCTTTAGCTTGCTTTTTAGGCCTAGGTTATCTACTTGAATTTGGATGTAAATATCTGAATTTATCTAatgcaatttgaatttcaagatCCAATCTTTCTCATTGATCATCTGTGGTTTaccttcttgttgttgttgttacgATTCTTGCATATATGCGCCACACAACTTTGCTATGTTTCTGCCCACTACCTtcttatttattcattattgcTTTGAATTGCTTGAGCCTGGGTCTTCAAAAACAGTCTCTTTATTGTCATGTTTGTGCCCACTACCTTCTTTTTTGTTCATTATTGCTTTGATTTGCTTGAGCCGAGGTCTTCAGAAACAGTCTCTTTATCTCAGAGAGGTAGTGGTAAGGAGTGAAAAAGactgcatacactctaccctctccaTAGCCTACTTTGTAGAATATcaatgggtatgttgttgtctTTTCTCATTGTTCTTATTTGTCCAATGTCGTCTTTCACTTTAAGAAAGAAAGCTAAAAAGATCAGTTCTTGGGGCTCTTTTCTTTAAGGTGGCAATGTGCTTCTCTGTTTTTCAGATATGCCAAGTTGCTTCATTTATATTGATTTCTGCATTTATGTTTGTCAACTTGTCTCAACTATAAGGAACTCTCTCTTTTGTTCTTCATAATTTGCACAACTCTTtttgacaacaacaacaacaacgtaGCCAATGTAATCCCATGAGTGGGTTCTCAGAGGGTGGTGTGAAGTTGTTATCGATACCTTCGACTCAAGTAAGGCATATAAAAAACAACTCAGAGGGCTATGAGAAACTCTTTTCTTGTAAAGACTAGTATGACTTGCTATGTTTG belongs to Solanum stenotomum isolate F172 chromosome 1, ASM1918654v1, whole genome shotgun sequence and includes:
- the LOC125853474 gene encoding uncharacterized protein LOC125853474; the protein is MLRILGKNLRISKSATVVVRSESEIDAHDLFDELSSWEFVNPSDDEQEDSYSFTDQTDDDVELMLKEDDPCEIGSPSSDISMKSEAESGSPSPVQTIDALVVCPVGFNHHDTSRDDDQEEDDEEEEEEEEEDYDYDLDDELVPNWLSDKLGRQRIRKLGKRACSKMNKSRKAPYVFNRPGCVHGKHGFGMR